Genomic segment of Acidobacteriota bacterium:
CCGAGGAGGTCATTCCTATAAACGTGCGTCTATTCATTTTTTCTTCCTTTGCCAGTTATTCCCTTATCCGTCATTGCCCAGAGACAGACAAAGCAGCACAGCCGCAGTCCGGACAGCTTGAGAGCCGACGCTCCCGAATACATTTTTCAGAGCAGGAGGAATATAAGGATTAGGATCTACAGGTGTAACGAGAATCGAGGAGTTTCACGGTGTATGACACGGTGAAATCTACTGATGGTAGGAGGGATAGCATCCTGAGGAAAGGTTAGCCAAGGGATGCGCTTTTTGTCTACTCTTGTAATCGCAGCCGAATTGGCAAGGAACTTTGATGGGAACAAGATCCGCTATCGAGGCACCAAGCTCTGCCGATCCCGAGATGTCGCGCGAGGCACTTCAGCGCATCCTTGTCAGCCGTACGTTCAGCAAGGCGCCCCGGCTCTGTTCTCTATTGCAATATGTCGTCGAAAACACACTCACCGGAAGGCTGGATAACCTTACCGAGCAGCAGATCGGCATTCAGGTCTTCAACCGGTCACCAGGCTATAACTCTGGTGAAGACACAATCGTCCGTGGTACCGCCCGTCATCTTCGCCAGCGGATCGAACAGTATTATGCCGACGAGGGCCAAGCCGATCATCTGCGTATCAGCGTCCCAAAAGGAGGCTATGTCGCCCACTTTGAGACTGGCACCCTTTCGAACAAGAAATCACCGGAGTTCACCGAGCATGTTGCGCCGCTCACTCCCATCACGCAACCGGCAACTGAATTCACTTCGGCTTCCTGGCCGCTGACCGCTCGCGCCGCCGTAACCTTATTAACAGCGGCGGCCATTCTGCTGCCCATTGCCGTCTATCTCTGGCTACGGCCCGGCTCGCCTGACAGAGCGAGCCACGAGCCCCAGCAACTATGGCGTGCGCTCTTTACGTCCGAGCGCAAAACGATCATCGTGCCCGGCGATGCCAGCCTGGACGCCTATATTGCCTGGGAGCAGCACCCCGTCTCTCTTGAAAACTACGCCAACCAGACCTACCAGCGGCAGGTCACCATAAGCCGGCCGCCTACCGGCCTCGATGTCCCGTTGAGTATACGATCTGTCACCCCCATGGCCGACCTCCGCCTCGTCGCCGAGCTCGTCCGTGCGCCAGCCTATATGGGCATGCCGCAACTCGAGCGCAACATGGAGATTCGCTACGCTCGTGATGTCGCTGTGGCGGACACGCACGACAACAACCTCATCCTCATCGGATCAGAGACGTTTAACCCATGGGTGACGCTCTACCAACCCAACATGGACTTCGTCTCCCACTGGAATTTCTCTACCGATATCTACTCCATCGAGAACAAAGCGCCGAAGTCTGGCGAGCAGAAGCTCTACTCCTATGATCGGCGTCTACAACATCAGCCGCAGAATCCTATCACTCACATCGCCCTGCTCGATAACTCACAAGGACAGGGGCGTGTGCTCATTATCGAAGGCACATCGATGGGAACGACCTACGGCGCCGTCAACTTCCTTACGCATGAACAGCTATGGGGACCTGTGGTCAAGTCAGCTACAGACTCGTTCGGCCGTCTGCACAACTTTGAGATCCTTCTCAGTGGCGACTTCGTCCACGGTGGTGTCAGCAACACACACATCATCGCTCTCCATGTGCACTAATGCCATGTTGCTTCCTTGTGGCTGTCTCCAGTTTGAGACATGCTCACACGGCATGGTTATCCAGTCTGGCCGATATTACGCATGCACATAAAATGTTAACAACCAGAAGCCTTTGTTTGATTATTGGCCGAGACCGCTTTATTGGCGTGGTACAGCTTGAGACGGAGTAAGTTCTGATGGGGGAAGAGCCGCTTACGCTGGATAGGTGTTGACATTAAAGAAGAGAGATTCGTGAGAGCTTCATGGAAGCATGCGGAAGGGGAGACAAATGTCGGATTTTCAACTTTCTTGAATATCTATAAAAAACCAAAAGAACCCGGCAACGAGAGTCATCAACGAACCAAAGTACAAGGCATTCTGCCAACCGAATCTCACAGCAATCGTCGCGGTAAGAATGGGTGAAAGCCATCCACCAATATTCCCGCCCATATTCATCAACCCGGAGAGTGAGCCTGAGGAACGTGGAGATAGATCATTACAGGTAGCCCAAAATGCGGGGGTTGCAAAGAGATTAAATCCGGCGGCCAAAGCCAGCAATACAATGGCATAGGTGTTATTGCTGATTCTGGCTCCAGCGGCCAGCATGATGGCGGAAAGTACTACTCCCAACCATACGGTACCTTGGCGGCCTCGCCGCCGCCCCCACCTCTTTGCTGCACGATCTGAAAACCACCCTCCTAGCGGGGTAAGCACTAAGATGGCAATGAACGGGGTTGAACCCCAGAGTCCTCCTGTTTCAATCGGAAGGTGACGCACGTTCACTAAGTAGATGAAAAACCAAGTGTAGTAAATGTAAGCAGGATAGCCGATGCACAGGTAACTAAGGATTAAGAGCCAAACCGACGGGTTGCGGAATAGGGGCAATAAAGAGATATTTTCCGGCCGTGCCCCTTCATTCTGATGTAGTGCAGTATTGCTCTGCCTGGAAGCTGATCTGATAGCTTGCAGCTCTAACGGATTGACCCCATGGTGCTCTTCCGGTCGATCCGTGGCATATATATACCAACCTACTGCAAGAATGAGGCCAAGGGCGCCGCAGATGTAAAACGATGACTGCCATCCCCACCGCTTCATAATCCATGAGATCGCGATAGGCGTCAGCGCTCCGCCCAACCCGATACCAACCAGAAAAATGCTGTTGGCGGTTCCGCGCCGCTCAGGATTAATCCAATCGGCAATAAGTCTGTTGGAATTAGGGAATGCTGCAGCTTCTCCTACGCCCAACGCGAATCTGACCAAGGCAAACGACCACGCCATCCCCAGCCAGCTAACCCATGGAAAGTCAGCGGCAAATGCCGTCGCAATCGTAAATAATGACCACCACAGAATGGCGACGGTGATGACCTTCTTGGGGCCAAAACGATCACCTAGCCATCCTGCGGGTACCTGGCAGAGTGCGTATCCGACGCTAAACGCACTCAAAATCCATCCCATAGATTCCGTTTTGAACGCGAATTCGTCCTGGATATATTTTCCGGCGATGCTAAGGTTCACTCTGTCGACAAAGGTTAGAGCCGAAATCAGGCCAAGTAAGCCGACGACCTTCCATCGCACATTGGAGGTGGTCACTCGATCGGTAGATAAGGAGCTGGTATGGTTGGAACTTTTCGAGGTTTTTATGGCAATCCTCTGCGTGAAGCTTCTTCATTTGTGCGGATTTTGTTGTTGAGGAGCAGTAGAACGCGAATCCTATGCTGAGATTGGGAAGGTTCTTCAAAATACGATCCACCGATTTAGAGTTCTCACAGAAATTCCTTATCAAGACAGAAACGGGCGAGCAGGTTCCGCAATTATGTTCTTGCCCCGAACCTCTACTCTCTGAAGTTCGTGTAGTGCTTCAGTTTGCATCGTGATGCGCCAGTATTCGGTCATCCTATTTTCTCAATATTGAAATGTCAAGATATCCCTGATAGCATTCTGGTATGTCAATACCTAGCACTGTCGGTTTAAGAGCCAGCCAGTTCGAACATGCTTATGAATTAATACTGAATCAAATCCTTCGAGGTCGGTTACCGCCAGGGTCGGCCGTCTCACGCCGAGGCTTGGCCAACACGTTGAATATAGGAGTGCGACCAGTAACAGAAGCTCTGCAGCGACTTGAATCTGAAGGCCTTATCGAAAGCCTACCGCGAGTAGGGACCCGGGTGAGATTGCCATCGGAGCAGGAAATTCGCGGTCACTATATTGTTCGTGAGGCACTCGAATCGCAATCTGCCCGGTTGTTCGCCGAGAAATCCAGCAATAGAGAGCGTGAGGATCTCGCCGCGATGGCGAG
This window contains:
- a CDS encoding MFS transporter; this translates as MTTSNVRWKVVGLLGLISALTFVDRVNLSIAGKYIQDEFAFKTESMGWILSAFSVGYALCQVPAGWLGDRFGPKKVITVAILWWSLFTIATAFAADFPWVSWLGMAWSFALVRFALGVGEAAAFPNSNRLIADWINPERRGTANSIFLVGIGLGGALTPIAISWIMKRWGWQSSFYICGALGLILAVGWYIYATDRPEEHHGVNPLELQAIRSASRQSNTALHQNEGARPENISLLPLFRNPSVWLLILSYLCIGYPAYIYYTWFFIYLVNVRHLPIETGGLWGSTPFIAILVLTPLGGWFSDRAAKRWGRRRGRQGTVWLGVVLSAIMLAAGARISNNTYAIVLLALAAGFNLFATPAFWATCNDLSPRSSGSLSGLMNMGGNIGGWLSPILTATIAVRFGWQNALYFGSLMTLVAGFFWFFIDIQES